The following are encoded together in the Lactuca sativa cultivar Salinas chromosome 1, Lsat_Salinas_v11, whole genome shotgun sequence genome:
- the LOC111915359 gene encoding transcription factor MYB12: MGRAPCCEKIGLKKGRWTTEEDEMLTKYIQANGHGSWRSLPKKAGLLRCGKSCRLRWINYLRGDLKRGNYTQEEETTIIKLHTSLGNRWSVIASHLPGRTDNDIKNYWHSHLSRKTYAFFRTKHDSTKTSVNMQENMVSRTKQRLGRVSRCMAKKYNQRSVVNNSALPIPMRIRGKPDEQKMGKDSTSDNGNNKESQMSSNEIKMKENDHEKGFRDDEPMDMSFLIEGDLVDSFGILRDHDEDHIETRSTEFDVFVNSLLNACDVDDKEDENLTSNSLEGMGCCFGMDSVSDGEMGFGFEWFNLYDNSDDDGMVIWPWN, from the exons ATGGGAAGAGCGCCATGTTGTGAAAAAATAGGCTTGAAAAAAGGAAGATGGACAACTGAAGAAGATGAAATGTTAACTAAATACATTCAAGCCAATGGTCATGGTTCTTGGAGGTCCCTACCTAAGAAAGCAG GATTATTGAGATGTGGGAAAAGTTGCAGGCTACGATGGATCAATTACTTAAGAGGGGACTTAAAACGAGGCAATTATACTCAAGAAGAAGAAACAACAATCATCAAGTTACATACATCCTTGGGTAACAG GTGGTCAGTAATAGCCAGTCATTTACCTGGAAGAACAGACAACGATATTAAGAACTATTGGCACTCTCATTTGAGCCGCAAAACCTATGCCTTTTTCCGAACTAAACACGACTCCACAAAAACCTCCGTCAATATGCAGGAGAACATGGTCAGTCGAACAAAGCAAAGACTTGGTCGAGTGAGCCGTTGCATGGCGAAAAAGTACAACCAACGTAGCGTAGTCAATAATTCAGCCCTGCCCATTCCCATGCGCATAAGGGGAAAACCAGATGAACAAAAAATGGGAAAAGATTCAACTTCTGACAATGGAAATAATAAAGAAAGTCAAATGAGTTCAAATGAgattaaaatgaaagaaaatgatCATGAGAAAGGGTTTAGAGATGATGAACCAATGGACATGAGCTTTCTTATTGAGGGTGACCTCGTTGATTCCTTTGGGATTTTGAGGGATCATGATGAGGATCATATTGAAACAAGGTCAACTGAGTTTGACGTCTTCGTCAATTCCTTGTTGAATGCATGTGATGTTGATGATAAAGAAGATGAAAATTTGACCTCAAATTCATTGGAAGGTATGGGGTGTTGTTTTGGTATGGATTCGGTGAGTGATGGGGAGATGGGGTTTGGATTTGAATGGTTTAATTTGTATGATAACAGTGATGATGATGGTATGGTTATTTGGCCATGGAACTAA